One window of Trifolium pratense cultivar HEN17-A07 linkage group LG5, ARS_RC_1.1, whole genome shotgun sequence genomic DNA carries:
- the LOC123883555 gene encoding hydroquinone glucosyltransferase-like, with product MAQTIVVTSIPQFSHQSSIIKFSKRLIHLHNQFHVTCIFPTIDAPIPATLKLLDSLPSSITCTFLPPINKQDLPQDGPLQILLAVSQSMPAFRDSLISLRSSTLVVSIVADLLVSQALEIAKEFNLFSFIYFPLSAMVSSLHLHLLSLHEQISCEYIDHTEPILIPGCVPIRGQDLPSVFLMDRSSLVYELVLRHTKNFSLADGVLVNSFLEMEENTMRALTRNDHNNNKTQLVYLVGPILQTGLETEPKGSDCEKWLENQTQNSVLYVCFGSGGTLSQEQINELAFGLELSGVKFLWVLREPSNSKNVDYQSASNDDDNILKFLPQGFLERTKEHGLVVPFWAPQTQILSHTSIGGFLTHCGWNSILESIMLGVPMITWPLFADQRMNAILLIESLKVGLEVKFNENGIAEREEISNVIRDLMLGEKRSVIQQKIEELKDVAKGALGEDGSSTRTLSQFVTTLMESHASHE from the coding sequence ATGGCTCAAACAATAGTAGTAACTTCAATTCCTCAATTTAGCCACCAAAGTTCTATTATTAAGTTCTCCAAGAGACTCATTCATCTCCATAACCAATTCCATGTAACATGCATCTTCCCCACCATTGATGCACCTATCCCAGCCACCCTCAAATTACTTGATTCTCTTCCTTCATCCATAACATGCACTTTCCTTCCTCCAATAAACAAACAAGACTTACCACAAGATGGTCCCTTACAAATCCTTCTCGCCGTTTCTCAATCCATGCCAGCCTTCCGCGACTCGTTGATTTCACTCCGTTCAAGCACACTAGTGGTATCAATTGTTGCTGATTTATTGGTAAGCCAAGCATTAGAAATAGCTAAAGAGTTCAACCTCTTTTCTTTCATATACTTCCCACTTTCGGCCATGGTATCGTCACTACATTTGCATTTGCTTTCACTTCATGAACAAATTTCATGTGAATACATAGATCACACCGAGCCTATTCTCATTCCAGGTTGCGTACCTATCCGTGGCCAAGATCTCCCTTCTGTTTTCTTAATGGATCGGTCTAGTTTAGTTTACGAGTTAGTTCTTCGACATACTAAGAATTTTTCTCTTGCTGATGGTGTATTGGTTAATAGCTTCTTAGAAATGGAGGAAAATACAATGAGAGCCTTAACGCGGAAcgaccacaacaacaacaaaacccAATTAGTTTATTTGGTTGGACCAATCTTACAAACGGGTTTAGAAACCGAGCCAAAAGGGTCTGATTGCGAGAAGTGGTTAGAGAATCAAACACAAAACTCCGTTTTGTATGTTTGCTTTGGAAGTGGAGGCACATTATCTCAGGAACAAATCAATGAACTAGCTTTCGGGTTGGAGTTGAGTGGTGTGAAATTCTTGTGGGTTTTGAGAGAACCTAGTAATTCTAAAAATGTAGATTACCAAAGTGCTTCAAATGATGATGACAACATTTTAAAGTTTTTACCACAAGGATTTTTAGAGAGAACAAAAGAACATGGCTTAGTCGTTCCTTTTTGGGCACCACAAACTCAAATCTTAAGTCACACTTCAATCGGTGGATTTTTAACACATTGCGGTTGGAATTCAATACTTGAGAGCATTATGTTAGGAGTTCCAATGATAACTTGGCCATTGTTTGCCGATCAGAGAATGAATGCTATTTTGTTAATAGAGAGTTTAAAAGTGGGTTTAGAGgtaaaatttaatgaaaatggAATTGCTGAAAGAGAGGAAATTTCTAATGTAATTAGAGATTTAATGCTAGGAGAAAAACGAAGTGTGattcaacaaaaaattgaagagCTTAAAGATGTTGCTAAAGGTGCATTAGGAGAAGATGGGTCATCCACAAGGACACTTTCTCAATTTGTCACTACTCTAATGGAAAGCCATGCATCTCATgaataa